Proteins from a single region of Rhea pennata isolate bPtePen1 chromosome 4, bPtePen1.pri, whole genome shotgun sequence:
- the CCDC142 gene encoding coiled-coil domain-containing protein 142 isoform X1, with amino-acid sequence MGPVAAPTAGSCGAARSDSHGSSLQLVEAGGIGLNAVFLLLMSRLPPASSSILPPPRPLLGPRRVSWSRGAARGEPEEPPERGTGSLASLARSLQKAEAALRSCVSPGLRRLLLPRPCERACDGDDEDSPEALARLARVEQSFVGLRRCFCVWENPRSETFQGRVRPLPGDAAHAAFSYHPLHPRVAERCARLHALLQHRHHLRLSREYCRRLKAASDFVRQLLPLVEHPGPQAPAPEPGAARPLRGLCEELRTHAGHWSGLQRRVRGDPWLRPLLLRGHESVARMQRALALLALLAVRLVESYAEATLRGLARASPTSAPPALLADIFQGLEIYNRVVEDLALELGSHRLSGDLAAWRGAPGVAGDGSPAFPAARVLAVLAAERGQLAAERLWQLLQRQDWGSRPEHVRWEDAAVLQPLGAEAGAGSPGHRRGEELARLPGELQALCREDKELMDLVLGALVASTDSLWQHVLKRPKQEKAAAAACPEALVLLAAGPGRGSPGWKSVRWRDASHAEAAEALHAQYSPLCWRAAGAALGWRLELAARSAAALARQLGQALGQARLPPACEEELRRLCLRLLCCGVFLSWDGGFARALGSALSDKCSAEPEQAGGAVQSRTARLLQQLFPGLALALRCLEPRPAGPAGVPPGSPSLRLQLLARCLATAQAAGSWLMSKAYQYLASWSLRQFLLVTQGDLQLLKAEAAELMVLVSAAFPEVGDGAEPRPSALLRHQEQQLCRQIRSAATGIQLFSEDALRMFSTDCKRMSAEIFDQTMPLGKHWRLGLRPELPSSPSEYAAAAAQTVLGQVLQGVQLLPRDSQVPTLTQVMTAFVEAWMDHILAQKIKFSLQGALQLKQDFDLVRELVQSEHYSLAPEIRQSLLSLRVFQQMDSAILCLLQQPSGKAYLPSHTWQSLRQCCSNDGPREPGAGSLNGLESLEAAGAAEGAAGGAPCPGRLRSGAPESYVSGSQQQWLSLRLRGPRRWRVPGLPCVTRGPEP; translated from the exons ATGGGGCCTGTCGCTGCCCCCACGGcggggagctgtggggcagcccGCTCTGACAGCCATGGCTCTTCCTTGCAGTTGGTTGAGGCCGGGGGCATCGGCCTGAACGccgtcttcctcctcctcatgtCCCGGCTGCCACCAGCCTCCAGCTCCATCCTGCCGCCCCCGAGGCCGCTGCTGGGGCCCCGGCGAGTGTCGTggagccgtggggctgcccgCGGGGAGCCGGAGGAGCCGCCCGAGCGGG GCACCGGCTCCCTGGCCTCGCTGGCGCGCTCGCTGCAGAAGGCGGAGGCCGCGCTGCGGAGCTGTGTGAGCCCCGGCCTGCGGCGCCTGCTGCTCCCGCGGCCCTGCGAGCGCGCCTGCGACGGCGACGACGAGGACTCCCCGGAGGCGCTGGCCCGCCTGGCCCGGGTGGAGCAGAGCTTCGTGGGGCTGCGCCGGTGCTTCTGCGTCTGGGAGAACCCCCGCAGCGAGACCTTCCAGGGCCGCGTCCGGCCGCTGCCCGGCGACGCGGCGCACGCCGCCTTCTCCTACCACCCGCTCCATCCGCGCGTGGCCGAGCGCTGCGCCAGGCTGCACGCGCTGCTCCAGCACCGCCACCACCTCCGCCTCTCCCGCGAGTACTGCCGCCGCCTCAAGGCCGCCTCCGACTTCGTCCGCCAGCTGCTGCCCCTCGTGGAGCATCCGGGGCCGCAGGCGCCGGCCCCAgagccgggggcggcgcggccgctgcgcgGGCTCTGCGAGGAGCTGCGGACGCACGCCGGCCACTGGAGCGGGCTGCAGCGGCGCGTGCGCGGTGACCCGTGGCTGCGCCCGCTGCTGCTGCGCGGGCACGAGTCGGTGGCGCGCATGCAGCGggcgctggcgctgctggcgctgctggcggTGCGCCTGGTGGAGAGCTACGCGGAGGCGACGCTGCGGGGCCTGGCGCGCGCCAGCCCCACCTCGGCCCCCCCCGCGCTGCTTGCGGACATCTTCCAGGGCCTGGAGATCTACAACCGCGTGGTGGAGGACCTGGCCCTGGAGCTGGGCTCCCACCGCCTGTCCGGCGACCTCGCCGCCTggcgcggcgcccccggggTCGCCGGGGACGGCTCCCCGGCCTTCCCCGCCGCGAGGGTGCTGGCCGTACTGGCAGCCGAGCGGGGCCAGCTGGCCGCCGAGCGGCTCTGGCAGCTCCTCCAGCGCCAGGACTGGGGCAGCAGGCCGGAACACGTCCGCTGGGAAGATGCCGCAGTGCTGCAGCCTTTGGGCGCCGAAGCGGGCGCGGGATCGCCGGGGCACCGCAGAGGGGAGGAGCTGGCGAGGCTCCCCGGAGAGCTGCAGGCGCTGTGCAGGGAGGACAAGGAGCTCATGGACCTGGTGCTGGGCGCGCTGGTGGCCTCCACCGACAGCCTCTGGCAGCACGTGCTCAAGCGGCCCAAGCAGgagaaggcggcggcggcagcctgCCCCGAGGCCCTAGTCCTGCTGGCGGCTGGCCCTGGCCGCGGCTCTCCCGGCTGGAAGTCGGTGCGGTGGCGGGACGCGTCCCACGCGGAGGCGGCCGAGGCGCTGCACGCCCAGTACTCCCCGCTCTGCtggcgggcggccggcgccgcgctgggCTGGCGCCTGGAGCTCGCGGCGcgctcggccgcggcgctggcgcGGCAGCTGGGCCAGGCTCTGGGGCAGG CCCGCCTGCCCCCGGCATGCGAGGAGGAGCTGAGGCGGCTCTGCCTGCGCCTACTCTGCTGCGGCGTCTTCCTGAGCTGGGACGGCG GCTTCGCCCGAGCCCTGGGCTCGGCGCTCTCCGACAAGTGCTCTGCGGAGCCGGAGCAGGCAGGAGGAGCGGTGCAGAGCAGGACGGCGcggctcctgcagcagctcttccccGGCCTGGCCCTCGCCCTGCGCTGCCTAGAGCCGCGGCCTGCCGGGCCGGCTG GCGTCCCCCCTGGCTCGCCCAGCCTGCGCCTGCAGCTGCTGGCCCGCTGCCTGGCCACGGCGCAGGCCGCTGGCTCCTGGCTCATGAGCAAAGCCTACCAGTACCTGGCGTCCTGGTCCCTGCGCCAGTTCCTGCTCGTCACCCAGGGAGAT ctgcagctgctgaaggcTGAGGCAGCGGAGCTGATGGTCCTGGTGAGCGCAGCCTTCCCGGAGGTGGGCGacggcgccgagccgcggccctcggccctgCTCCGccaccaggagcagcagctgtgcCGGCAGATCCGCTCGGCGGCCACCGGCATCCAG CTCTTCTCGGAGGACGCGCTGCGGATGTTCTCCACCGACTGCAAGCGGATGTCGGCAGAGATCTTTGACCAGACCATGCCGCTGGGCAAGCACTGGAGGCTCGGCCTCCGCCCGG AGCTGCCCAGCTCGCCCAGCGAGtacgccgccgccgccgcccagaCCGTGCTGGGCCAGGTGCTGCAGGGCGTCCAGCTGCTGCCACGGGACTCCCAGGTGCCCACGCTCACGCAGGTCATGACGGCCTTCGTGGAGGCCTGGATGGACCACATCCTCGCCCAGAAGATCAAATTCAG CCTCCAGGGTGCCTTGCAGCTGAAGCAGGACTTCGACCTGGTGCGGGAGCTAGTGCAGTCGGAGCACTACAGCCTGGCGCCGGAGATCCGGCAGTCGCTGCTCTCGCTGCGCGTCTTCCAGCAGATGGACAGCGCcatcctctgcctcctgcagcagcccagcGGCAAGGCCTACCTGCCCTCCCACACCTGGCAGTCGCTGCGCCAGTGCT
- the LOC134139936 gene encoding uncharacterized protein LOC134139936, protein MAAPLPSSSGAAAGTAGHCQATSWAACTCGQAVDQGPGPGTHVPLWPCWGRVQGRPGQQQPWRVLRRAPGAQVPQEQRPTVSQGERAVGRCPTSPREGQPGAHARRVLRPWRGGRRPRVSPAGTFPLPHEGPWLLSAAEPGPECCLSPEGVGGTRSPHQAPEVCTGHRECAPGTRSVHRTLGVCTGHQECAPGTRSVHQTPGVCTGHRECAPGTMSMHRAPGVCTGHWECAPGTGNVHWAPGVYAGHQECTPGTGSGHWAPGVCTGDQECALVTRSVHRALGVHTGNRSAHQSPGMCTGHWESTLGTGSVHQALRMHTGHQEHTLGVGNVHRAPGQPQFTCY, encoded by the coding sequence ATGGCAGCCCCGCTCCCTTCCAGCTCCGGCGCAGCAGCAGGTACAGCCGGGCACTGCCAGGCCACGAGCTGGGCAGCGTGCACATGCGGACAAGCCGTGGACCAGGGGCCAGGGCCAGGCACGCATGTCCCGCTGTGGCCATGCTGGGGACGGGTGCAAGGGCGCCCTGGGCAGCAACAGCCGTGGCGGGTCTTACGGCGGGCACCAGGCGCTCAGGTGCCGCAGGAGCAGAGACCCACAGTCAGCCAGGGTGAACGGGCTGTGGGAAGGTGCCCGACATCGCCGCGGGAAGGGCAGCCTGGTGCTCATGCCCGGAGGGTGCTTCGCCCCTGGCGGGGAGGCCGGCGTCCTCGCGTGTCCCCGGCGGGGACCTTCCCACTGCCTCATGAAGGGCCCTGGCTCCTGTCAGCTGCAGAGCCCGGGCCCGAGTGCTGCCTTTCCCCAGAAGGTGTAGGGGGCACCAGGAGTCCACACCAGGCACCAGAAGTGTGCACCGGGCACCGGGAGTGTGCACCGGGCACCAGGAGTGTGCACCGGACACTGGGTGTGTGCACTGGTCACCAGGAGTGTGCACCAGGCACCAGGAGTGTGCACCAGACACCGGGAGTGTGCACCGGTCACCGGGAGTGTGCACCAGGCACCATGAGCATGCATCGGGCACCAGGAGTGTGCACTGGGCACTGGGAGTGTGCACCAGGCACTGGGAATGTGCACTGGGCACCGGGAGTGTACGCTGGTCACCAGGAGTGTACACCAGGCACTGGGAGTGGGCACTGGGCACCAGGAGTGTGCACCGGGGACCAGGAGTGTGCACTGGTCACCAGAAGTGTGCACCGGGCACTGGGAGTGCACACAGGCAACAGGAGTGCACACCAGTCACCTGGAATGTGCACCGGACACTGGGAGAGCACACTGGGCACTGGGAGTGTGCACCAGGCACTGCGAATGCACACCGGGCACCAGGAGCACACGCTGGGCGTTGGGAATGTGCACCGGGCACCAGGGCAACCTCAGTTCACTTGCTATTGA
- the CCDC142 gene encoding coiled-coil domain-containing protein 142 isoform X2 → MGPVAAPTAGSCGAARSDSHGSSLQLVEAGGIGLNAVFLLLMSRLPPASSSILPPPRPLLGPRRVSWSRGAARGEPEEPPERGTGSLASLARSLQKAEAALRSCVSPGLRRLLLPRPCERACDGDDEDSPEALARLARVEQSFVGLRRCFCVWENPRSETFQGRVRPLPGDAAHAAFSYHPLHPRVAERCARLHALLQHRHHLRLSREYCRRLKAASDFVRQLLPLVEHPGPQAPAPEPGAARPLRGLCEELRTHAGHWSGLQRRVRGDPWLRPLLLRGHESVARMQRALALLALLAVRLVESYAEATLRGLARASPTSAPPALLADIFQGLEIYNRVVEDLALELGSHRLSGDLAAWRGAPGVAGDGSPAFPAARVLAVLAAERGQLAAERLWQLLQRQDWGSRPEHVRWEDAAVLQPLGAEAGAGSPGHRRGEELARLPGELQALCREDKELMDLVLGALVASTDSLWQHVLKRPKQEKAAAAACPEALVLLAAGPGRGSPGWKSVRWRDASHAEAAEALHAQYSPLCWRAAGAALGWRLELAARSAAALARQLGQALGQARLPPACEEELRRLCLRLLCCGVFLSWDGGFARALGSALSDKCSAEPEQAGGAVQSRTARLLQQLFPGLALALRCLEPRPAGPAGVPPGSPSLRLQLLARCLATAQAAGSWLMSKAYQYLASWSLRQFLLVTQGDLQLLKAEAAELMVLVSAAFPEVGDGAEPRPSALLRHQEQQLCRQIRSAATGIQLFSEDALRMFSTDCKRMSAEIFDQTMPLGKHWRLGLRPELPSSPSEYAAAAAQTVLGQVLQGVQLLPRDSQVPTLTQVMTAFVEAWMDHILAQKIKFSLQGALQLKQDFDLQPSGKAYLPSHTWQSLRQCCSNDGPREPGAGSLNGLESLEAAGAAEGAAGGAPCPGRLRSGAPESYVSGSQQQWLSLRLRGPRRWRVPGLPCVTRGPEP, encoded by the exons ATGGGGCCTGTCGCTGCCCCCACGGcggggagctgtggggcagcccGCTCTGACAGCCATGGCTCTTCCTTGCAGTTGGTTGAGGCCGGGGGCATCGGCCTGAACGccgtcttcctcctcctcatgtCCCGGCTGCCACCAGCCTCCAGCTCCATCCTGCCGCCCCCGAGGCCGCTGCTGGGGCCCCGGCGAGTGTCGTggagccgtggggctgcccgCGGGGAGCCGGAGGAGCCGCCCGAGCGGG GCACCGGCTCCCTGGCCTCGCTGGCGCGCTCGCTGCAGAAGGCGGAGGCCGCGCTGCGGAGCTGTGTGAGCCCCGGCCTGCGGCGCCTGCTGCTCCCGCGGCCCTGCGAGCGCGCCTGCGACGGCGACGACGAGGACTCCCCGGAGGCGCTGGCCCGCCTGGCCCGGGTGGAGCAGAGCTTCGTGGGGCTGCGCCGGTGCTTCTGCGTCTGGGAGAACCCCCGCAGCGAGACCTTCCAGGGCCGCGTCCGGCCGCTGCCCGGCGACGCGGCGCACGCCGCCTTCTCCTACCACCCGCTCCATCCGCGCGTGGCCGAGCGCTGCGCCAGGCTGCACGCGCTGCTCCAGCACCGCCACCACCTCCGCCTCTCCCGCGAGTACTGCCGCCGCCTCAAGGCCGCCTCCGACTTCGTCCGCCAGCTGCTGCCCCTCGTGGAGCATCCGGGGCCGCAGGCGCCGGCCCCAgagccgggggcggcgcggccgctgcgcgGGCTCTGCGAGGAGCTGCGGACGCACGCCGGCCACTGGAGCGGGCTGCAGCGGCGCGTGCGCGGTGACCCGTGGCTGCGCCCGCTGCTGCTGCGCGGGCACGAGTCGGTGGCGCGCATGCAGCGggcgctggcgctgctggcgctgctggcggTGCGCCTGGTGGAGAGCTACGCGGAGGCGACGCTGCGGGGCCTGGCGCGCGCCAGCCCCACCTCGGCCCCCCCCGCGCTGCTTGCGGACATCTTCCAGGGCCTGGAGATCTACAACCGCGTGGTGGAGGACCTGGCCCTGGAGCTGGGCTCCCACCGCCTGTCCGGCGACCTCGCCGCCTggcgcggcgcccccggggTCGCCGGGGACGGCTCCCCGGCCTTCCCCGCCGCGAGGGTGCTGGCCGTACTGGCAGCCGAGCGGGGCCAGCTGGCCGCCGAGCGGCTCTGGCAGCTCCTCCAGCGCCAGGACTGGGGCAGCAGGCCGGAACACGTCCGCTGGGAAGATGCCGCAGTGCTGCAGCCTTTGGGCGCCGAAGCGGGCGCGGGATCGCCGGGGCACCGCAGAGGGGAGGAGCTGGCGAGGCTCCCCGGAGAGCTGCAGGCGCTGTGCAGGGAGGACAAGGAGCTCATGGACCTGGTGCTGGGCGCGCTGGTGGCCTCCACCGACAGCCTCTGGCAGCACGTGCTCAAGCGGCCCAAGCAGgagaaggcggcggcggcagcctgCCCCGAGGCCCTAGTCCTGCTGGCGGCTGGCCCTGGCCGCGGCTCTCCCGGCTGGAAGTCGGTGCGGTGGCGGGACGCGTCCCACGCGGAGGCGGCCGAGGCGCTGCACGCCCAGTACTCCCCGCTCTGCtggcgggcggccggcgccgcgctgggCTGGCGCCTGGAGCTCGCGGCGcgctcggccgcggcgctggcgcGGCAGCTGGGCCAGGCTCTGGGGCAGG CCCGCCTGCCCCCGGCATGCGAGGAGGAGCTGAGGCGGCTCTGCCTGCGCCTACTCTGCTGCGGCGTCTTCCTGAGCTGGGACGGCG GCTTCGCCCGAGCCCTGGGCTCGGCGCTCTCCGACAAGTGCTCTGCGGAGCCGGAGCAGGCAGGAGGAGCGGTGCAGAGCAGGACGGCGcggctcctgcagcagctcttccccGGCCTGGCCCTCGCCCTGCGCTGCCTAGAGCCGCGGCCTGCCGGGCCGGCTG GCGTCCCCCCTGGCTCGCCCAGCCTGCGCCTGCAGCTGCTGGCCCGCTGCCTGGCCACGGCGCAGGCCGCTGGCTCCTGGCTCATGAGCAAAGCCTACCAGTACCTGGCGTCCTGGTCCCTGCGCCAGTTCCTGCTCGTCACCCAGGGAGAT ctgcagctgctgaaggcTGAGGCAGCGGAGCTGATGGTCCTGGTGAGCGCAGCCTTCCCGGAGGTGGGCGacggcgccgagccgcggccctcggccctgCTCCGccaccaggagcagcagctgtgcCGGCAGATCCGCTCGGCGGCCACCGGCATCCAG CTCTTCTCGGAGGACGCGCTGCGGATGTTCTCCACCGACTGCAAGCGGATGTCGGCAGAGATCTTTGACCAGACCATGCCGCTGGGCAAGCACTGGAGGCTCGGCCTCCGCCCGG AGCTGCCCAGCTCGCCCAGCGAGtacgccgccgccgccgcccagaCCGTGCTGGGCCAGGTGCTGCAGGGCGTCCAGCTGCTGCCACGGGACTCCCAGGTGCCCACGCTCACGCAGGTCATGACGGCCTTCGTGGAGGCCTGGATGGACCACATCCTCGCCCAGAAGATCAAATTCAG CCTCCAGGGTGCCTTGCAGCTGAAGCAGGACTTCGACCTG cagcccagcGGCAAGGCCTACCTGCCCTCCCACACCTGGCAGTCGCTGCGCCAGTGCT
- the TTC31 gene encoding tetratricopeptide repeat protein 31: MAPGRVRGGNPGAEPVAAGAARGRARWGGEGRRRPAPRPPSLPFGFVSAAAAAQARSPAGPRCPLHAAPGAPEPLWRQRQTASNTVHRAVTGDVFGVQDVFDRGEATRAAAERCSDWQFRYSSGNLELSSEEEGEEEEWTAYSQDCDIPSEDSNHNYNFCGFKKSFLCKDSLFADSPERYLDAKMHIINLPWKQQVTPEEAEKNAKELVAEEERIKKKAEKKKLKKKKQKDRKKLEKLWQRLKINEDAELGSSSLNSTVAAGNGDNSSAEEARDCPESSASQCPGESAVCPGDKGAGDPEASMEEVMEEELDLSCTFVSKAWQKVGVKLPVPGKEKPAKTDEKLAKTDEAEPDKRPQEKVPEPVLLDASAVEQSLILAGCGNEAAQNGRYAEAVQAFTEAAKLNPKEHRLFGNRSYCYEKLQQYEEALRDAQLSLSLQPKWPKGFFRKGKALRGLKRYAEAVSTFEELLRMYGSYADAAAELKDCQALLQQTSSSGVSSPEGVPVHSLLETGEPLLALSGEQMNGSCCETDRNGFVTVTNSKSHSKGLAQAAVPASTKQTLPSQHPARDCYPLWVGNVTAKITEKVLQSSFSQFGQIRFIRVLKGRHCAFINFTQKESAEAAYRTMMDADVEGTKLVLQLKHPSHATPPPGSTQRPAVE, from the exons ATGGCGCCAGGGAGGGTCCGGGGGGGGAACCCCGGGGCTGAGCCCGT cgcggcgggggcagcgcggggccgggcccgaTGGGGCGGTGAGGGCCGGCGCCGCCCTGCGCCGCGGCCTCCCTCGCTGCCTTTCGGTTTCGTttccgccgcggccgcggctcaGGCGCGCTCCCCCGcagggccgcgctgcccgctgcacgccgcgcccggcgccccggaGCCCCTCTGGAGGCAGCGGCAG ACCGCCTCGAACACGGTGCATCGTGCTGTGACGGGGGACGTGTTTGGGGTGCAGGATGTGTTCGACCGGGGCGAAGCCAcaagagctgctgctgaaagatgCTCAG ACTGGCAATTCCGCTACAGCTCCGGCAACCTGgagctctccagtgaggaggagggtgaggaggaggaatggaCTGCTTACAGCCAGGACTGTGACATTCCCAGTGAGGACAGCAATCACAACTACAACTTCTGCGGATTCAAGAAGTCTTTCTTGTGCAAGGACTCTCTGTTTGCTGACTCCCCTGAGCGCTACTTAGATGCAAAAATGCACATCATAAACCTGCCCTGGAAACAGCAAGTTACACCTGAG gaagcagagaaaaatgcaaaggagcTGGTGGCGGAGGAGGAGCGAAtcaaaaagaaagctgagaagAAGAAACTCAAGAAGAAG AAGCAGAAAGACCGGAAGAAACTAGAAAAATTATGGCAACGTCTAAAAATCAATGAGGATGCTGAACTG GGTTCATCATCTCTGAACAGTACTGTGGCTGCTGGTAACGGTGataacagcagtgctgaggagGCGAGGGACTGCCCAGAGTCCAGTGCCTCTCAGTGTCCTGGGGAGAGTGCAGTCTgccctggagacaagggagCAGGAGACCCAGAGGCCAGCATGGAGGAGGTGATGGAG GAAGAGCTGGATTTGAGCTGCACCTTTGTCTCCAAAGCGTGGCAGAAAGTAGGTGTGAAGCTGCCAGtgcctgggaaagagaaaccAGCCAAAACTGATGAGAAACTGGCCAAAACTGATGAGGCAGAGCCAGACAAAAGGCCCCAGGAGAAA GTGCCTGAGCCTGTGCTGTTGGATGCAAGCGCAGTGGAGCAGAGCCTCATTCTAGCAG GCTGCGGGAACGAGGCTGCGCAGAACGGTCGCTATGCGGAGGCAGTGCAGGCCTTCACGGAGGCTGCGAAGCTGAATCCCAAGGAGCACCG GCTCTTCGGGAACCGCTCGTACTGCTATGAGAAACTGCAGCAATACGAGGAGGCTCTCAGGGACGCGCAGTTGTCTCTCAGTCTCCAGCCCAAATGGCCCAAAGGCTTCTTCCGCAAGGGCAAAGCACTGAGGGGGCTGAAG CGCTACGCCGAGGCTGTGAGCACATTTGAGGAGCTGTTGCGCATGTATGGCTCCTACGCTGATGCAGCTGCCGAGCTGAAGGACTGCCAGGCCCTGCTGCAG CAGACCAGCTCCAGTGGTGTGAGTAGCCCCGAGGGTGTCCCGGTACATTCTCTGCTGGAAACTGGGGAGCCTCTGCTGGCTCTGTCTG GGGAGCAGATGAATGGAAGCTGCTGTGAAACGGACAGGAATGGGTTTGTGACTGTCACAAACTCGAAGAGCCATTCGAAAGGCCTGGCTCAGGCAGCAGTTCCAGCTAGCACCAAGCAGACCTTGCCGTCACAGCATCCAGCCAG GGACTGCTATCCTTTGTGGGTTGGGAACGTCACCGCCAAGATCACTGAGAAGGTGCTGCAGAGCTCATTTAGCCA GTTTGGGCAGATCCGCTTTATCCGAGTGCTTAAGGGGAGACACTGTGCCTTTATCAACTTCACGCAGAAAGAATCAGCAGAAGCGGCCTACAGGACGATGATG GATGCCGATGTGGAAGGGACCAAGCTGGTGCTGCAGCTCAAACACCCTTCTCACGCGACACCGCCCCCCGGCAGCACCCAGAGACCTGCTGTGGAGTAG